The following are encoded in a window of Herpetosiphonaceae bacterium genomic DNA:
- a CDS encoding SCO1664 family protein, with protein MDDQPSERTDEPRSSAAVPVERVIALLTHGTMEIEGLMPDSSNYTFLASIADDDLQGLAIYKPRRGERPLWDFPRGTLCQREAAAYLVSEALGWAIVPPTVLRDAPEYGVGSVQLFIDADPEVHYFTLRGSDHDAFKRIAAFDLIVNNADRKGGHILQDRDGHLWGIDHGITFHTDPKLRTVIWEYAGQPIPEPLISDIQRLAQRVETPNDDLTAALDALLARVELDALRRRVERVLRRAQYPEPTGGRSMPWPPI; from the coding sequence ATGGATGATCAGCCGAGCGAGCGCACAGATGAGCCGCGATCGTCAGCCGCCGTGCCGGTCGAGCGCGTGATCGCGCTGCTGACGCACGGCACGATGGAGATCGAAGGCTTGATGCCGGATTCCAGCAACTACACGTTTCTAGCCAGCATCGCCGACGACGATCTGCAAGGTCTGGCGATCTACAAGCCGCGCCGGGGCGAGCGTCCGCTCTGGGATTTTCCACGGGGCACGCTCTGCCAGCGCGAGGCGGCGGCCTATCTGGTGAGCGAGGCGCTCGGCTGGGCGATCGTGCCGCCGACGGTGCTGCGCGACGCGCCGGAGTACGGCGTCGGCTCGGTGCAGCTTTTCATCGACGCCGATCCGGAGGTCCACTACTTCACCCTGCGCGGCAGCGACCACGATGCCTTCAAGCGCATCGCGGCCTTCGATCTGATCGTCAACAACGCCGACCGCAAGGGCGGTCATATCCTCCAAGACCGCGACGGCCATCTGTGGGGCATCGATCACGGCATCACATTCCACACCGATCCCAAGCTGCGCACGGTGATCTGGGAGTACGCCGGGCAGCCGATCCCGGAGCCGCTGATATCCGACATTCAGCGCCTCGCGCAGCGGGTAGAAACGCCGAACGACGACCTGACAGCCGCGCTGGACGCGCTGCTGGCGCGGGTCGAGCTGGACGCGCTGCGCCGCCGGGTCGAGCGCGTGCTGCGACGAGCGCAGTACCCGGAGCCGACGGGCGGGCGCTCGATGCCCTGGCCGCCGATCTAA